In Thermodesulforhabdaceae bacterium, the following proteins share a genomic window:
- the glgB gene encoding 1,4-alpha-glucan branching protein GlgB, with translation MKQHQPEAFLTDYELYLFGEGTYYRAWEKMGSHEIELDGVPGTRFAVWAPNAEYVSVVGDFNNWNEEANPLNCCGNSGVWEGFIPGVRSGSRYKYAIRSQYNGYRVWKADPFAFYAETPPKTASIVWNVSGYEWHDEEWMATRHLKNHHEAPITIYEVHLGSWKKGLSYRELAHQLAEYVSSMGFTHVEFLPPMEHPFNGSWGYQVTGYFAPTSRFGTPQDFMYLVDVLHQHNIGVIIDWVPAHFPRDEHGLGYFDGTHLYEHADPRKGIHPDWNTFIFNYGRNEVRCFLLSNALFWCEVYHVDGLRVDAVASMLYLDYSRKEGEWIPNQFGGRENLEAIDFLKKFNELIYGNCPGAMTIAEESTAWPMVSRPTYIGGLGFGFKWNMGWMHDTLLYMSKDPIHKKYHHNNLTFSLLYAFHENFILPFSHDEVTHGKGSLIGKMPGDYWQKFANLRALYGYMYAHPGKKLLFMGAELAQWYEWNHDAELDWVLLDFPSHRGIQLWLKDLNNLIRQEPALYELDGSYEGFRWIDCNDSDQSTLSFIRMAKNREDIILCVFNFTPVPRDPFIVGVPRKGFWREILNSDSSYYGGSDMGNGGGLMAQEIPWHGLPYSIKMTLPPLSASFFKWIRSS, from the coding sequence ATGAAGCAACATCAGCCAGAAGCTTTCTTAACTGATTACGAGCTTTATCTTTTCGGAGAAGGAACTTACTACCGAGCCTGGGAAAAGATGGGCTCACATGAAATTGAACTGGACGGCGTGCCGGGAACTCGCTTTGCCGTATGGGCTCCCAACGCCGAATATGTTTCCGTGGTTGGAGACTTCAACAACTGGAATGAAGAAGCAAACCCTCTTAACTGCTGTGGAAATTCTGGTGTGTGGGAAGGTTTTATCCCGGGAGTTCGTTCAGGAAGCCGCTACAAATACGCCATTCGGTCGCAATATAATGGCTATCGAGTATGGAAGGCAGATCCTTTTGCTTTTTATGCAGAAACTCCTCCGAAAACGGCCTCCATTGTTTGGAATGTTTCAGGTTATGAATGGCACGACGAAGAATGGATGGCAACACGCCATCTGAAAAACCATCACGAAGCTCCAATAACCATTTACGAAGTTCATCTGGGCTCCTGGAAAAAGGGACTTTCTTATCGTGAGCTGGCTCACCAGCTCGCCGAATATGTTTCTTCCATGGGGTTTACTCATGTGGAATTCCTCCCGCCCATGGAACACCCATTTAACGGTTCCTGGGGATATCAGGTTACTGGCTATTTTGCGCCCACAAGTCGCTTTGGCACACCACAGGATTTTATGTATCTTGTGGACGTCTTACATCAGCACAACATCGGTGTCATCATCGACTGGGTGCCAGCTCATTTCCCTCGAGACGAACACGGGCTTGGTTATTTTGATGGAACTCATCTCTACGAGCATGCCGACCCCCGCAAAGGTATCCATCCTGACTGGAACACTTTTATTTTTAACTACGGAAGAAACGAAGTGCGGTGCTTTCTTCTCTCCAATGCTCTCTTCTGGTGCGAAGTTTATCACGTGGATGGATTGAGAGTAGATGCCGTAGCGTCGATGCTTTACCTTGACTACTCTCGTAAAGAGGGCGAATGGATTCCCAATCAGTTCGGCGGCAGAGAAAACCTCGAAGCTATAGATTTCCTGAAAAAATTTAATGAACTCATATACGGCAACTGCCCGGGAGCAATGACCATTGCGGAAGAATCAACCGCCTGGCCCATGGTTTCTCGCCCCACTTACATCGGCGGGCTTGGCTTTGGTTTTAAGTGGAACATGGGCTGGATGCATGACACTCTACTTTATATGTCCAAAGACCCAATCCACAAAAAATACCACCACAACAACCTGACCTTCAGTTTGCTTTACGCCTTCCACGAAAACTTCATACTTCCCTTTTCTCACGATGAAGTCACTCACGGCAAGGGATCTCTCATAGGCAAGATGCCCGGAGATTACTGGCAGAAGTTCGCAAACCTGCGAGCGCTCTACGGCTATATGTATGCTCATCCCGGAAAAAAACTTCTTTTTATGGGAGCAGAACTTGCTCAATGGTATGAGTGGAACCACGATGCGGAGCTGGACTGGGTTCTTCTCGATTTTCCTTCCCACCGCGGCATCCAGCTCTGGCTTAAGGATCTAAACAATCTCATCAGACAGGAGCCGGCTCTTTACGAACTGGACGGATCTTACGAAGGTTTTCGATGGATTGACTGTAACGACAGCGACCAGAGCACTCTCAGCTTCATCCGCATGGCAAAAAACAGAGAAGATATAATACTTTGCGTCTTTAATTTTACACCCGTTCCGCGTGATCCTTTCATAGTGGGAGTTCCAAGGAAGGGATTCTGGCGAGAAATCTTAAACAGCGACAGCAGCTACTATGGAGGAAGCGACATGGGAAACGGGGGAGGGTTGATGGCGCAGGAAATTCCGTGGCACGGCCTGCCCTACTCTATTAAAATGACCTTGCCGCCTCTTTCGGCATCTTTCTTCAAGTGGATCCGATCCTCTTAG